The Aphis gossypii isolate Hap1 chromosome 3, ASM2018417v2, whole genome shotgun sequence genome includes a region encoding these proteins:
- the LOC114127850 gene encoding uncharacterized protein LOC114127850 isoform X1 — translation MKKKNADVRELFSPRGLQTRRQSRRSSVHNNYYHLYTLYYYLIGRPRTRFARHYRTIKINRELRTFLWQTFRMGPTTMWLPLAVATVLLMVTAERPRDANEDYGGSVDGGGGYSYEFEEKILRAWLEKYIDRYKQNIQPSTGSTNIQRIAKKSRTGTTIMPVLDREHIAAMSIYPFFVNPFYQPPIYSNYIPLTYDAKTRLIPVEQIPYPKEEYHHRFFRPLHTQFPIGYTNVQGIMSSTLIDNDPEIKETMNVPNSIPPSNQDVIKKYDELHIPEQVLNQNQDDFVHTSPIGLNPEEPMKTDKKKDINDQQNSKSGRKLLDQIIVDDLSSTVTADQNQISESYEIQPNLLPTTATDESNISIALYAINFTEKYQTSTIPSFTMSIEKSKSEIYNNSVSQLSLNSDYHLFKHNNLSDNPTTRHDSSFLAYTKQLESTVKTFSPTTNDKNQEVPLTPEERSRMDRPQTVHHFISNINAPNVLKTPIINIGEISTEMSKTTRNSEFVNAFSTPPLTNTATLFPTPLCENNVCKITSTTLVNDPLKNQSETTDRILYRQKLIDPKFIKYRNGQDNITKINSSSTLPTAISITNSETSTLPYRNTYSSIIPTSSQLQPKYLKYFDSTKSPHAEYNTDKNNKIQPTSLHYTSLLPTTLQPLNINNITTSVLVKTKTEQTQPTTMNSNKYTNSIKENTNIPGHNDYSTRSSLTPNIFITPSGIFNTESRMKTVQNNLTPDINMYSNSYQNQNISTETNKSSTRQDDNTNTYLSITTEGTNRNTFKPTVASLIQYNSVKKKLPIIKISDDSKFEKSKYDQEILNTPKSSEDSELWYNHMYPQNPLKKEPNEEQIHFLLKKIIKLLKPEIEKQTLTKESVARLVPPRVEPEKFVYIIYPWVIDAAKNMKNEERTRINSNLFTTADKL, via the exons atgaagaaaaaaaacgcTGACGTACGTGAGTTGTTTTCACCACGCGGCTTGCAAACGAGACGGCAATCGCGGCGCTCGTccgtacacaataattattatcatttgtacacattatattattatttaatcggtCGGCCCCGGACGCGATTCGCTCGTCACTACAGaacgattaaaattaatcgcgAGCTCCGAACGTTCCTCTGGCAAACTTTCCGGATGGGACCGACGACGATGTGGCTGCCGTTGGCCGTCGCGACGGTGCTGTTGATGGTCACCGCTGAACGACCACGAGACGCGAACGAAGACTACGGAGGCAGCGTCGACGGAGGTGGCGGTTATTCTTACG aatttgAAGAGAAGATTCTTCGGGCTtggttagaaaaatatattgatagatacaaacaaaatatccaACCATCTACCGGATCAACAAACATACAGCGTATTGCAAAGAAGAGTCGAACGGGCACTACTATAATGCCTGTGCTAGATCGTGAACATATCGCGGCTATGTCAATTTATCCATTCTTTGTCAACCCATTTTATCAACCACCCATTTACTCGAATTATATTCCATTAACCTATGATGCAAAAACTCGTCTAATTCCCGTCGAACAGATACCTTATCCAAAAGAAGAATACCACCATCGATTTTTTAGACCTTTACACACACAATTCCCAATCGGGTATACAAACGTTCAAGGAATTATGAGTTCGACGCTAATAGATAATGACCCTGAAATTAAAGAAACAATGAATGTGCCAAATTCCATTCCCCCGAGTAACCAagatgtgataaaaaaatatgacgaaTTACATATTCCGGAACAAGTATTAAACCAGAATCAAGATGATTTTGTTCACACGTCACCGATCGGGCTTAACCCAGAAGAACCGAtgaaaactgataaaaaaaaagacataaaCGATCAACAAAATTCAAAGAGCGGTCGGAAACTACTCGACCAGATTATTGTAGATGATCTTTCAAGCACAGTAACTGCagatcaaaatcaaataagtGAATCTTACGAAATTCAACCAAATCTACTACCGACAACTGCAACTGATGAGTCCAACATATCCATAGCATTATatgcaattaattttacagaaaaatatcaaacttcTACTATTCCATCATTCACTATGTCGATCGAAAAAAGTAAATCTGAAATATACAACAACTCGGTCTCACAGCTTTCATTGAACTCCGATTATCATTTATTcaagcataataatttatcagatAATCCTACAACACGTCATGATTCATCTTTCTTGGCATACACCAAACAACTAGAATCTAcggttaaaacattttcaccAACTACCAATGACAAAAATCAGGAGGTTCCATTGACCCCTGAAGAAAGGAGCCGAATGGATAGACCGCAAACAGTTCATCATTTTATAAGCAATATAAACGCGCCTAATGTTTTGAAAAcgccaataattaatattggagAAATATCAACGGAAATGTCCAAAACGACACGAAACTCCGAATTTGTAAATGCATTTTCTACGCCTCCGTTAACAAATACGGCTACACTATTTCCAACTCCATTATGTGAAAATAACGTTTGCAAAATAACTTCAACTACCCTCGTTAACGATCCTCTGAAAAATCAAAGTGAAACCACCGACCGCATATTATATcgtcaaaaattaattgatcctaaatttataaaatatagaaatggACAGGATAAcataacgaaaataaatagttcGTCAACACTCCCAACAGCAATATCTATTACAAATTCAGAAACGTCCACATTGCCATACAGAAATACATATTCCAGTATCATACCGACATCTTCACAGCTGCAacccaaatatttaaaatattttgattccaCCAAATCACCACATGCAGAATATaatacagataaaaataataaaattcaaccgACAAGTTTACACTACACTTCATTGTTGCCCACAACGCTACAaccactaaatattaataatatcacaacTTCAGTgttagtaaaaacaaaaacagaaCAAACTCAACCAACCACAATGAATTCcaataagtatacaaatagcattaaagaaaatacaaatattcctGGACATAATGACTATTCAACAAGATCATCTTTAACAccgaacatttttattactccAAGTGGTATTTTTAACACCGAGTCACGCATGAAAACTgtccaaaataatttaacacctgatataaatatgtactcaAATAGTtaccaaaatcaaaatatctcAACCGAAACTAATAAATCAAGTACACGCCAAGACGACAATACTAATACTTACTTATCGATCACTACAGAAGGAACGAATAGAAACACATTCAAACCAACAGTGGCatcattaatacaatacaactctgttaaaaaaaaattacctattattaagatttccgatgattcaaaatttgaaaaatcaaagtatgaccaagaaatattaaacactCCAAAATCTTCCGAAGATTCAGAACTCTGGTACAATCACATGTATCCACAAAATCCGCTTAAAAAAGAGCCGAATGAAGAACAAATTCactttctattaaaaaaaattataaaattactcaaACCTGAAATCGAAAAACAGACTCTGACCAAAGAAAGCGTAGCGAGACTTGTACCGCCAAGAGTAGAGCCGGAAaagtttgtatacattatatatccATGGGTGATTGACGCggctaaaaatatgaaaaacgagGAACGAACAAGAATCAATTCAAATCTATTTACAACTGCTGACAAGCtataa
- the LOC114127850 gene encoding uncharacterized protein LOC114127850 isoform X2: MPVLDREHIAAMSIYPFFVNPFYQPPIYSNYIPLTYDAKTRLIPVEQIPYPKEEYHHRFFRPLHTQFPIGYTNVQGIMSSTLIDNDPEIKETMNVPNSIPPSNQDVIKKYDELHIPEQVLNQNQDDFVHTSPIGLNPEEPMKTDKKKDINDQQNSKSGRKLLDQIIVDDLSSTVTADQNQISESYEIQPNLLPTTATDESNISIALYAINFTEKYQTSTIPSFTMSIEKSKSEIYNNSVSQLSLNSDYHLFKHNNLSDNPTTRHDSSFLAYTKQLESTVKTFSPTTNDKNQEVPLTPEERSRMDRPQTVHHFISNINAPNVLKTPIINIGEISTEMSKTTRNSEFVNAFSTPPLTNTATLFPTPLCENNVCKITSTTLVNDPLKNQSETTDRILYRQKLIDPKFIKYRNGQDNITKINSSSTLPTAISITNSETSTLPYRNTYSSIIPTSSQLQPKYLKYFDSTKSPHAEYNTDKNNKIQPTSLHYTSLLPTTLQPLNINNITTSVLVKTKTEQTQPTTMNSNKYTNSIKENTNIPGHNDYSTRSSLTPNIFITPSGIFNTESRMKTVQNNLTPDINMYSNSYQNQNISTETNKSSTRQDDNTNTYLSITTEGTNRNTFKPTVASLIQYNSVKKKLPIIKISDDSKFEKSKYDQEILNTPKSSEDSELWYNHMYPQNPLKKEPNEEQIHFLLKKIIKLLKPEIEKQTLTKESVARLVPPRVEPEKFVYIIYPWVIDAAKNMKNEERTRINSNLFTTADKL; encoded by the coding sequence ATGCCTGTGCTAGATCGTGAACATATCGCGGCTATGTCAATTTATCCATTCTTTGTCAACCCATTTTATCAACCACCCATTTACTCGAATTATATTCCATTAACCTATGATGCAAAAACTCGTCTAATTCCCGTCGAACAGATACCTTATCCAAAAGAAGAATACCACCATCGATTTTTTAGACCTTTACACACACAATTCCCAATCGGGTATACAAACGTTCAAGGAATTATGAGTTCGACGCTAATAGATAATGACCCTGAAATTAAAGAAACAATGAATGTGCCAAATTCCATTCCCCCGAGTAACCAagatgtgataaaaaaatatgacgaaTTACATATTCCGGAACAAGTATTAAACCAGAATCAAGATGATTTTGTTCACACGTCACCGATCGGGCTTAACCCAGAAGAACCGAtgaaaactgataaaaaaaaagacataaaCGATCAACAAAATTCAAAGAGCGGTCGGAAACTACTCGACCAGATTATTGTAGATGATCTTTCAAGCACAGTAACTGCagatcaaaatcaaataagtGAATCTTACGAAATTCAACCAAATCTACTACCGACAACTGCAACTGATGAGTCCAACATATCCATAGCATTATatgcaattaattttacagaaaaatatcaaacttcTACTATTCCATCATTCACTATGTCGATCGAAAAAAGTAAATCTGAAATATACAACAACTCGGTCTCACAGCTTTCATTGAACTCCGATTATCATTTATTcaagcataataatttatcagatAATCCTACAACACGTCATGATTCATCTTTCTTGGCATACACCAAACAACTAGAATCTAcggttaaaacattttcaccAACTACCAATGACAAAAATCAGGAGGTTCCATTGACCCCTGAAGAAAGGAGCCGAATGGATAGACCGCAAACAGTTCATCATTTTATAAGCAATATAAACGCGCCTAATGTTTTGAAAAcgccaataattaatattggagAAATATCAACGGAAATGTCCAAAACGACACGAAACTCCGAATTTGTAAATGCATTTTCTACGCCTCCGTTAACAAATACGGCTACACTATTTCCAACTCCATTATGTGAAAATAACGTTTGCAAAATAACTTCAACTACCCTCGTTAACGATCCTCTGAAAAATCAAAGTGAAACCACCGACCGCATATTATATcgtcaaaaattaattgatcctaaatttataaaatatagaaatggACAGGATAAcataacgaaaataaatagttcGTCAACACTCCCAACAGCAATATCTATTACAAATTCAGAAACGTCCACATTGCCATACAGAAATACATATTCCAGTATCATACCGACATCTTCACAGCTGCAacccaaatatttaaaatattttgattccaCCAAATCACCACATGCAGAATATaatacagataaaaataataaaattcaaccgACAAGTTTACACTACACTTCATTGTTGCCCACAACGCTACAaccactaaatattaataatatcacaacTTCAGTgttagtaaaaacaaaaacagaaCAAACTCAACCAACCACAATGAATTCcaataagtatacaaatagcattaaagaaaatacaaatattcctGGACATAATGACTATTCAACAAGATCATCTTTAACAccgaacatttttattactccAAGTGGTATTTTTAACACCGAGTCACGCATGAAAACTgtccaaaataatttaacacctgatataaatatgtactcaAATAGTtaccaaaatcaaaatatctcAACCGAAACTAATAAATCAAGTACACGCCAAGACGACAATACTAATACTTACTTATCGATCACTACAGAAGGAACGAATAGAAACACATTCAAACCAACAGTGGCatcattaatacaatacaactctgttaaaaaaaaattacctattattaagatttccgatgattcaaaatttgaaaaatcaaagtatgaccaagaaatattaaacactCCAAAATCTTCCGAAGATTCAGAACTCTGGTACAATCACATGTATCCACAAAATCCGCTTAAAAAAGAGCCGAATGAAGAACAAATTCactttctattaaaaaaaattataaaattactcaaACCTGAAATCGAAAAACAGACTCTGACCAAAGAAAGCGTAGCGAGACTTGTACCGCCAAGAGTAGAGCCGGAAaagtttgtatacattatatatccATGGGTGATTGACGCggctaaaaatatgaaaaacgagGAACGAACAAGAATCAATTCAAATCTATTTACAACTGCTGACAAGCtataa